In the Palaeococcus pacificus DY20341 genome, one interval contains:
- a CDS encoding cell division protein SepF — protein MGLFDKITKKEEPKRAKALSGLKKEVIPKKSEKVGVDVIPLEEDELAREIIKPQIRYVKKVVVTSYSDLEVISSEIQAGNIIIADLTPLEPKPEILEKVAEQIVGMVRALDGSIAKISKCETKLLITPSDIKIAK, from the coding sequence ATGGGATTGTTTGACAAGATAACTAAAAAAGAAGAGCCTAAGAGGGCGAAGGCATTGAGTGGCCTTAAAAAGGAAGTAATCCCAAAGAAAAGTGAAAAAGTTGGAGTAGATGTGATACCACTTGAAGAGGATGAATTGGCTAGGGAGATTATCAAGCCTCAAATTAGATACGTTAAAAAAGTGGTTGTAACCAGCTACTCTGATTTGGAGGTCATTTCCAGTGAGATACAAGCAGGCAACATAATAATAGCGGACCTTACACCACTGGAACCAAAGCCTGAGATACTAGAGAAGGTTGCGGAGCAGATAGTCGGAATGGTGAGGGCTTTAGATGGTAGCATTGCTAAGATTTCAAAGTGTGAAACAAAGCTATTAATAACGCCGTCAGACATTAAAATTGCAAAGTGA
- a CDS encoding ZPR1 zinc finger domain-containing protein encodes MKGEIQEILLGDCPICGAKNSLKSLNFIHDIPYFGKVMESTIFCEKCGYRNADVMMLEEKEPRLYTVKIEEEKDLFTRVVRSKSGTVELDEIGVKIEPGPASQGFITNVEGLLERVKDTLIMTRHFKEQENDEDAIKKVDELLEYIEDVRDGKKPLTVRIMDPFGHSALIGEKVKSRLLSEEEIKSLSKGPYVVVEPEETGQ; translated from the coding sequence ATGAAAGGTGAGATTCAAGAAATTTTGCTGGGTGACTGTCCAATTTGCGGTGCTAAAAACAGTTTAAAGTCCCTAAACTTCATCCATGATATTCCCTATTTTGGGAAGGTTATGGAATCGACGATATTTTGTGAAAAATGTGGATACAGAAATGCGGATGTCATGATGCTCGAGGAGAAGGAGCCGAGGCTCTACACTGTGAAGATTGAGGAGGAGAAAGACCTCTTTACGCGTGTAGTTAGGAGCAAGAGCGGCACAGTGGAGCTGGATGAAATTGGGGTCAAGATAGAGCCTGGCCCGGCGAGCCAAGGATTTATAACTAACGTTGAAGGACTTCTCGAGAGAGTTAAGGACACTCTTATAATGACGAGACACTTCAAAGAGCAGGAAAACGACGAGGATGCCATAAAAAAGGTTGATGAGCTTTTAGAATATATTGAAGATGTGAGGGATGGCAAAAAGCCGCTCACGGTTAGAATCATGGATCCATTTGGGCACAGTGCACTAATAGGTGAGAAAGTCAAGAGCAGGCTTTTAAGCGAAGAAGAAATCAAAAGCCTCAGCAAAGGGCCCTACGTTGTTGTAGAGCCCGAAGAGACAGGGCAGTGA
- the pbp11 gene encoding tRNA-binding protein Pbp11, translated as MSFFKRIFKRDIHNEIASRNPIGKFRVKKELKSGEKQALLGEVLEGVIYPGYKLKGDGVALVRRLKQGDKEIDFAVEYDEVVILLEGKIRVKENDILEVYQS; from the coding sequence TTGTCTTTTTTCAAAAGAATTTTTAAAAGAGATATACACAATGAAATAGCCTCAAGAAATCCCATTGGAAAGTTCAGAGTCAAAAAAGAGCTCAAAAGTGGAGAAAAGCAAGCTCTTCTTGGGGAAGTCCTTGAAGGGGTCATATACCCCGGCTACAAGCTCAAAGGAGATGGTGTGGCTTTAGTTAGGAGACTCAAACAGGGGGACAAAGAGATAGACTTTGCTGTAGAATACGACGAAGTCGTCATCCTTTTAGAAGGAAAGATAAGGGTTAAAGAAAACGATATCTTGGAGGTGTACCAATCTTAA
- a CDS encoding DUF257 family protein: protein MSVGKIPEKIFELIDKTHFGDMILIEYEPFYAAELVTMILLEYARKGGLSIIIDDNLDCLHIVKEHLRFLGIEEDFKDAFVIKTGGKLNIGTVVGRVKIESEPAIYIKRYEEISSKTFTEVDRAVNIVLGLERLFAFVQNTREFYTLIGSIQSFLGNEKRKAFYIIDKNVALSLKYNLLPELERIASTVVYISGEHGEGKVIFKKSPYSDLVGQEFKFSLKDLIG, encoded by the coding sequence ATGAGTGTGGGTAAAATTCCTGAGAAAATCTTTGAATTAATAGATAAGACTCACTTTGGCGATATGATTCTTATAGAGTATGAGCCGTTTTATGCTGCTGAATTAGTAACGATGATTCTTCTTGAATATGCAAGAAAAGGAGGGCTTTCAATAATAATAGACGATAATCTCGACTGCCTTCACATTGTAAAAGAGCACTTGAGGTTTTTAGGAATTGAAGAGGACTTCAAAGACGCGTTCGTAATAAAAACCGGCGGAAAGTTAAATATAGGTACTGTTGTTGGAAGGGTAAAAATCGAGAGTGAGCCGGCAATATACATAAAGCGTTATGAAGAAATAAGCTCAAAAACGTTTACAGAAGTTGATAGAGCCGTTAATATCGTCCTAGGTTTGGAAAGGCTCTTTGCCTTTGTACAAAATACCCGTGAGTTCTACACATTGATAGGCTCAATCCAAAGCTTTCTCGGTAATGAAAAGAGAAAGGCATTTTACATAATCGACAAAAACGTCGCACTGTCGCTAAAGTACAATCTCCTCCCCGAACTTGAGAGAATAGCAAGCACTGTGGTTTATATATCAGGAGAGCACGGAGAAGGAAAGGTCATATTTAAAAAGAGCCCATATTCCGACTTAGTAGGCCAAGAGTTCAAATTTTCACTTAAGGATTTAATTGGGTGA
- a CDS encoding DUF257 family protein, whose product MNRLNKVFQLIDNIKFGETVLIEYGPSYAAEFITLALVKYARMRGYPIVIDDNFDSLHIVREHLKLFGIKENFEDALVVKTGGMINVGNVVNRISLESDPVIYEKHYERVGEEIYSNANNVINIVLGIEKLFAFVENINHFYTWIIGIQSFLGNNKRKSFYIIDKNVASILKYNPLPELERVASIVVEVTPEKDKGVLLFKKSSMIDLIGQKIKIPVCELL is encoded by the coding sequence ATGAATAGGCTCAATAAAGTATTCCAACTAATTGATAACATAAAATTCGGAGAAACTGTTCTCATTGAGTATGGCCCCTCGTATGCAGCTGAGTTTATAACTTTAGCACTGGTAAAATACGCCCGAATGAGGGGGTATCCCATAGTAATAGACGATAATTTCGATTCTCTTCATATTGTAAGAGAGCACTTGAAGTTATTTGGAATTAAAGAGAATTTTGAAGATGCCCTTGTTGTGAAGACAGGCGGAATGATAAATGTGGGTAATGTGGTTAATAGAATATCTCTAGAAAGTGACCCTGTGATATATGAAAAGCACTATGAGAGAGTCGGAGAGGAGATTTATTCAAATGCTAATAATGTTATAAATATAGTGCTCGGTATTGAAAAATTGTTCGCATTTGTTGAAAATATAAATCACTTTTACACATGGATTATAGGTATTCAAAGCTTTCTTGGCAATAACAAGAGAAAATCATTCTACATAATTGACAAAAACGTTGCTTCAATCTTAAAGTACAATCCACTGCCAGAGCTTGAGAGAGTGGCGAGCATCGTGGTTGAGGTAACACCAGAAAAGGACAAAGGAGTGCTCTTATTTAAGAAAAGCTCAATGATAGATCTCATCGGACAGAAAATTAAAATTCCTGTATGTGAGTTACTGTAG
- the shyA gene encoding NAD(P)-dependent hydrogenase/sulfhydrogenase 2 subunit alpha — MSIEIDAFTRVEGNGGAEIIIEDGEVKEVRVKIFEGPRFFEILTLGRHYYDVPDLEARICAICYLSHSVASVLGIERAFGVEVPKEIMLLRELGLIGEFIESHALHLYLLVAPDLFGYADAIRMASKHGEVVNEGLTIKAFGNYIREVIGGREIHGINVKPGGFGRYPSIEELEKIEKNSEALIKFAKRAVGIFASQEPFGAKAEHYIATNDYLYGNKLIACDKESFDYFEHIEEKSLPYSFAKQSRYKDKIFMVGSLPRVMLKAEKLTPLAKRLFEEYKERLSKGYVSLNNLAQAIELVYGLERASEIAKELLDKGVEGENISVEPQEGEGIGYVEAPRGVLVHHYRIDEKGNIAYSNIITPTAFNHALMELSLYEEAKRHYGTLDEKTLIQKLEETVRAFDPCISCSVHLVKL, encoded by the coding sequence GTGAGCATAGAGATAGATGCATTCACAAGAGTTGAGGGAAACGGTGGTGCTGAGATAATAATAGAGGACGGTGAAGTCAAAGAGGTAAGGGTTAAAATCTTCGAGGGGCCGAGATTCTTTGAAATCCTAACCTTGGGGCGGCACTACTACGATGTGCCAGATTTAGAGGCTAGAATATGCGCTATTTGCTATCTATCCCACTCGGTAGCGTCAGTGCTTGGAATTGAGAGAGCCTTTGGTGTCGAGGTTCCTAAGGAGATAATGCTCCTGAGAGAGCTCGGATTAATAGGCGAATTTATTGAGAGCCACGCTCTCCACCTATACCTCCTAGTAGCACCCGACTTATTTGGGTACGCCGATGCTATAAGAATGGCGAGCAAGCATGGAGAGGTAGTGAATGAAGGTCTGACAATAAAAGCCTTCGGCAACTATATTCGCGAAGTAATCGGTGGAAGGGAAATCCATGGCATAAACGTTAAACCCGGAGGATTTGGAAGATATCCAAGCATAGAAGAGCTTGAAAAGATTGAGAAAAACAGCGAAGCACTGATAAAGTTTGCAAAAAGGGCTGTAGGAATATTCGCGTCCCAAGAACCTTTTGGTGCTAAAGCTGAGCACTACATCGCGACCAATGACTATCTATATGGCAATAAGCTAATAGCATGCGACAAGGAAAGCTTTGATTACTTTGAACACATTGAAGAGAAATCTCTTCCCTACAGCTTTGCAAAGCAAAGCAGGTACAAGGATAAGATATTCATGGTAGGATCCCTACCTAGAGTGATGCTCAAAGCCGAAAAGCTGACTCCCCTCGCTAAGAGGCTCTTTGAGGAGTATAAGGAAAGGCTTTCCAAAGGCTATGTGAGCTTAAACAACCTAGCTCAAGCCATTGAGCTTGTTTATGGTCTTGAGAGAGCCAGTGAGATAGCAAAAGAGCTCTTAGATAAAGGAGTCGAAGGAGAAAACATTTCAGTAGAGCCCCAAGAGGGCGAAGGCATAGGTTATGTAGAAGCGCCGAGAGGTGTCCTAGTTCACCACTATCGCATAGATGAGAAGGGCAACATAGCCTACTCTAACATAATAACACCCACGGCCTTCAACCACGCTCTAATGGAGCTAAGCCTTTATGAAGAGGCCAAGAGGCACTACGGGACATTGGATGAAAAAACCCTCATTCAAAAGCTTGAAGAAACTGTTAGAGCATTTGACCCGTGCATTTCTTGTTCCGTGCACTTAGTAAAGCTCTGA
- the shyD gene encoding NAD(P)-dependent hydrogenase/sulfhydrogenase 2 subunit delta, with protein sequence MLKLGVFELTDCGGCALNILFLYEKLFDVLKFYEIKEFHMASSFKEHDHLDVAIVTGTVSTQRDLALLKHARNHSKYLIALGTCATHGDVQGSVEGKIREKLEKVYGTKANPMKALDSKPIVEYVAVDYALPGCPYDKDEIYQVLMNIAKGVEPPKKDYPVCIECKLNEYECILVKREIPCLGPITLGGCDAICIKSGIGCIGCRGPLPKEANPAGEFEILKELGYDEEYIRRKFKTFARGELRW encoded by the coding sequence ATGCTCAAGCTTGGTGTTTTTGAGCTTACGGACTGTGGAGGCTGTGCGCTCAACATACTCTTCCTCTATGAGAAGCTCTTTGATGTGCTGAAGTTCTATGAGATTAAAGAATTTCACATGGCTTCAAGCTTTAAGGAGCACGATCACTTGGATGTTGCCATAGTTACGGGAACTGTATCAACACAGAGGGATTTAGCACTCTTAAAGCACGCAAGGAACCATTCAAAGTATTTAATAGCTTTGGGGACATGTGCAACACATGGAGATGTACAGGGAAGCGTCGAAGGCAAAATTAGGGAAAAGCTTGAGAAGGTCTACGGGACGAAAGCAAATCCCATGAAAGCTTTAGACTCAAAGCCAATTGTAGAGTACGTTGCTGTCGATTACGCACTCCCAGGATGTCCCTACGACAAGGATGAAATTTACCAAGTGCTCATGAACATAGCAAAAGGTGTTGAACCGCCCAAAAAAGATTATCCTGTCTGTATAGAGTGTAAACTCAACGAATACGAATGCATTCTTGTTAAAAGGGAAATCCCATGTTTAGGGCCCATAACCCTCGGTGGATGCGATGCCATCTGCATAAAGTCTGGTATCGGATGCATCGGATGCAGAGGGCCGTTACCAAAGGAAGCGAACCCAGCTGGAGAATTTGAGATTCTCAAAGAGTTGGGATACGATGAGGAATACATTAGGAGGAAGTTCAAGACGTTTGCACGGGGGGAGCTTAGATGGTGA
- the shyC gene encoding NAD(P)-dependent hydrogenase/sulfhydrogenase 2 subunit gamma, whose protein sequence is MSTFQTHDARILEVKELTSREKLFTLRFVDPEINRNFKYKPGQFVIVDIRGFGEFPISLCSTPTREGYFQLCIRRVGRMTKYVHELKEGDIVGIRGPYGNGFPMETMEGSNLVLVAGGLGMAPLRSVLWYALDSGKYQHIYLFYGTKSYEDILFRDEITHLLKHGEAMNCTVKLAYEVESPSCIYLEKGFAPKVCKGVVTDLFRGEEFDVTNTYALICGPPVMYKFVIRELLDRKLSPGRIYMTLERRMRCGVGKCGHCIVGTSTSIKYVCKDGPVFTYWDALSTRGLI, encoded by the coding sequence ATGAGCACGTTTCAAACTCACGACGCGAGGATTTTGGAGGTAAAAGAGCTCACATCAAGAGAAAAGCTGTTCACCCTGCGCTTCGTTGATCCAGAAATCAACAGGAACTTCAAATATAAACCCGGACAGTTTGTAATTGTTGACATTAGAGGCTTTGGAGAGTTCCCAATTAGCTTATGCTCCACTCCAACGAGGGAAGGCTACTTCCAGCTGTGCATTAGAAGGGTAGGAAGGATGACCAAATACGTGCATGAGCTGAAAGAGGGGGATATAGTTGGAATCCGCGGCCCTTATGGAAATGGCTTCCCAATGGAAACCATGGAGGGCTCAAACTTAGTTCTCGTTGCTGGTGGTTTAGGAATGGCACCACTGCGCTCCGTGCTTTGGTACGCCCTTGACAGCGGAAAATACCAGCACATATACCTCTTCTACGGAACAAAGAGCTATGAAGACATACTCTTTAGGGATGAGATAACCCATCTCTTGAAGCATGGAGAAGCAATGAACTGTACTGTAAAGCTCGCATATGAGGTTGAAAGCCCATCGTGTATCTACTTAGAGAAAGGCTTCGCTCCTAAAGTGTGCAAAGGTGTTGTCACGGACTTATTCAGAGGAGAGGAGTTTGACGTTACCAACACCTACGCCCTAATTTGTGGACCCCCAGTGATGTATAAGTTCGTCATAAGGGAGCTCTTGGACAGAAAGCTTTCACCAGGAAGAATTTACATGACACTAGAGAGAAGAATGCGCTGTGGCGTCGGTAAATGCGGGCACTGCATTGTTGGAACGAGCACTTCAATAAAATACGTGTGCAAAGATGGACCCGTCTTCACATATTGGGATGCTCTATCCACGAGGGGGTTGATTTAA
- the shyB gene encoding NAD(P)-dependent hydrogenase/sulfhydrogenase 2 subunit beta: MRYVKLPEENFEEFFNSLKKWGNVYAPTKQGNIYSFKKVEELSEVSLDYNRTMLPPKKFFVRPKDEMLKLKGKKWEECNGVEKIVLFGIHSCDIHGLQILDKVYLEEPADPYYKKRRENSIIIGISCMPDEYCFCKSLGTDFAMSGFDLFLHELPDGYLVRVGSVKGHEIAWENENLFEDVSEEDLKNFRAFEEERAKAFKKALNKEGLADMLDLAFNSPVWKKYEKICLGCGSCNMVCPTCRCYEVCDLWTNAYESVRIRRYDSCFMESHGLVAGGHNFRPTRLDRFRHRYYCKSYFDPSAGFNCVGCGRCDEFCPAKIEHVKVLDEVREALE; encoded by the coding sequence TTGAGATATGTAAAACTCCCCGAGGAGAATTTTGAGGAGTTCTTCAACTCGCTGAAAAAGTGGGGAAACGTCTACGCTCCAACAAAGCAGGGAAATATCTACTCTTTTAAGAAGGTGGAAGAGCTAAGCGAAGTTTCTTTGGACTACAATAGAACCATGCTGCCTCCAAAGAAGTTTTTCGTAAGGCCCAAAGATGAGATGCTGAAGCTTAAAGGCAAAAAGTGGGAAGAGTGCAATGGTGTTGAAAAAATAGTCCTCTTTGGAATCCATTCCTGCGACATACATGGACTCCAGATACTCGATAAAGTCTATCTAGAAGAGCCTGCAGACCCCTACTACAAGAAAAGACGCGAAAATTCAATAATAATTGGAATCAGCTGTATGCCGGATGAGTACTGCTTCTGCAAGAGTTTAGGTACCGATTTTGCCATGAGCGGCTTTGACTTGTTCCTTCACGAACTTCCAGATGGCTACTTGGTTAGAGTTGGAAGCGTGAAGGGGCACGAAATTGCTTGGGAAAATGAGAACCTCTTTGAGGATGTGAGTGAAGAAGACCTAAAGAACTTCAGGGCTTTTGAGGAAGAGAGAGCAAAGGCGTTTAAAAAGGCATTAAACAAAGAAGGATTAGCCGATATGCTGGATTTAGCCTTCAACAGTCCAGTATGGAAGAAATACGAAAAGATTTGCCTTGGTTGTGGAAGCTGTAACATGGTGTGTCCCACTTGCAGGTGCTACGAAGTCTGCGACCTTTGGACGAACGCTTATGAGTCAGTGAGGATTAGACGCTATGACTCATGCTTCATGGAAAGCCATGGTCTAGTTGCCGGTGGCCACAACTTTAGACCTACGCGCTTAGATAGGTTCAGGCACCGCTACTACTGCAAGAGCTATTTTGATCCCTCAGCAGGCTTCAACTGTGTTGGCTGTGGAAGGTGTGATGAGTTCTGCCCAGCTAAAATAGAGCATGTTAAAGTTTTAGATGAAGTGAGGGAGGCTTTAGAATGA
- the nuoE gene encoding NADH-quinone oxidoreductase subunit NuoE — protein sequence MEAAFSYIYEYEKSPSSLIPLLQKTQEKFGYLPREALQKISAHLGVPLSRVYGVATFYAQFRFEPLGKYVIKICHGTACHVNGAVNISQAIKEEFGIEEGQTTEDGLVTLERVACLGCCSLAPVIMINEKVYGKLTPDKVRKLMKKLKKGELDD from the coding sequence ATGGAAGCCGCTTTTAGTTATATCTATGAATATGAAAAAAGCCCGAGCTCTTTAATTCCACTGCTACAGAAAACCCAGGAAAAATTTGGCTATCTCCCTAGAGAGGCCCTTCAGAAGATTTCTGCCCATCTTGGCGTTCCTTTAAGCAGAGTTTACGGCGTAGCTACTTTCTACGCGCAGTTCCGCTTTGAGCCTCTTGGAAAGTATGTCATAAAAATATGCCATGGGACCGCGTGTCACGTAAACGGTGCTGTGAACATTTCTCAAGCCATTAAAGAAGAGTTTGGCATTGAAGAAGGCCAAACAACAGAAGATGGTCTAGTTACACTTGAAAGGGTTGCTTGTCTCGGCTGCTGTAGCCTAGCACCTGTTATAATGATAAATGAGAAAGTTTACGGAAAGCTTACGCCAGATAAAGTTAGGAAGCTTATGAAAAAGCTCAAAAAAGGTGAGCTAGATGATTAA
- the nuoF gene encoding NADH-quinone oxidoreductase subunit NuoF, producing MIKAIAVGMNSCGIAAGAKETYEAIKKELKERGIDIPLKVVGCVGMCYREPLVDIITENEIITYGHVTPQKVSRIIEEHVINGKPIEEWIVKKDWYENGIRKTWDVDGYFAKQKKIVLENSGYIDPESIDEYIQAGGYEALKKALQMKPEEIIDVITKSGLRGRGGAGFPTGLKWKFARQAKGDEKYIICNADEGDPGAFMDRNVLEGDPHRVIEGMIIGAYAIGATKGFIYVRAEYPLAIRRLKIALKQARERGFLGENILGSGFSFDIKIKEGAGAFVCGEETALIASIEGKRGMPRPRPPYPAQKGLWGKPTNINNVETWANVPWIIKHGWEEYAKLGTEKSKGTKVFALAGKIARGGNVEVPMGMTLREILYEIGGGTKTGKKIKAVQLGGPSGGCIPEYLFDTPVDYESVNATGAIMGSGGMVVMDEDTCMVDVAKFFLDFTVKESCGKCTFCRLGTKRMWEILDKITNGEGTLEDIEVLEKLAPQVKTGSLCGLGQTAPNPVLTTLRYFKDEYLAHVEKKTCPAKVCKPLIKYVIIAENCTGCTACAIMCPTKAISGERGKPHVINQAECIKCGTCYDVCRFNAIKIMDAHEGD from the coding sequence ATGATTAAAGCTATAGCTGTTGGAATGAACTCTTGTGGAATAGCAGCGGGTGCTAAAGAAACTTATGAAGCCATTAAGAAGGAGCTGAAAGAGAGAGGCATTGATATCCCATTAAAAGTCGTTGGCTGCGTTGGAATGTGTTATAGGGAGCCGCTCGTAGATATAATAACCGAGAATGAAATCATCACCTACGGCCACGTTACCCCTCAAAAAGTGTCGAGAATTATTGAGGAGCACGTTATTAATGGGAAGCCTATCGAAGAGTGGATAGTGAAGAAGGATTGGTATGAGAACGGCATAAGAAAGACATGGGACGTTGACGGATATTTTGCTAAGCAGAAGAAGATAGTTCTAGAAAACAGTGGTTATATAGACCCTGAGAGCATTGATGAGTACATTCAAGCTGGGGGCTATGAGGCTCTCAAAAAGGCTCTCCAAATGAAGCCCGAGGAGATAATTGATGTAATCACGAAGTCTGGCCTTAGAGGAAGAGGAGGAGCTGGCTTTCCAACGGGACTTAAATGGAAGTTCGCAAGGCAGGCAAAGGGAGATGAGAAGTACATAATTTGTAATGCTGATGAAGGAGACCCCGGAGCATTCATGGATAGGAACGTCCTCGAAGGAGATCCTCACCGTGTCATAGAGGGAATGATAATTGGAGCCTATGCTATAGGAGCTACTAAAGGCTTTATTTATGTGAGAGCTGAGTATCCCCTTGCAATAAGAAGACTTAAGATAGCCCTAAAGCAAGCAAGGGAAAGAGGCTTTTTAGGGGAGAACATCTTAGGAAGCGGCTTCTCCTTTGATATAAAGATTAAGGAAGGTGCTGGAGCTTTCGTTTGTGGAGAAGAGACGGCTTTGATAGCTTCCATTGAGGGTAAGAGGGGAATGCCTAGGCCAAGGCCGCCTTATCCAGCTCAAAAAGGTCTCTGGGGCAAGCCCACAAACATAAATAACGTTGAGACGTGGGCAAACGTTCCGTGGATAATAAAACACGGCTGGGAAGAGTATGCGAAGCTTGGAACCGAAAAGAGCAAGGGCACTAAGGTCTTCGCTTTGGCCGGAAAAATAGCCAGGGGTGGAAACGTCGAGGTTCCGATGGGAATGACTTTGAGAGAAATACTCTATGAGATTGGCGGTGGGACTAAAACCGGCAAAAAAATTAAGGCCGTTCAATTAGGAGGACCTTCTGGGGGTTGTATTCCAGAATATCTCTTTGATACGCCCGTTGATTACGAGTCTGTCAACGCCACAGGTGCTATCATGGGAAGCGGTGGAATGGTCGTTATGGACGAAGATACTTGTATGGTCGATGTTGCAAAGTTCTTCCTAGACTTCACCGTTAAGGAATCGTGCGGAAAGTGTACTTTCTGCCGCTTAGGAACTAAGAGAATGTGGGAAATTCTGGACAAGATAACCAATGGAGAAGGGACCCTTGAGGATATAGAAGTACTCGAAAAGCTCGCACCTCAGGTGAAGACTGGCTCTCTCTGTGGTCTTGGACAAACCGCCCCAAATCCGGTTCTAACGACTCTTAGATACTTTAAAGATGAATACTTAGCCCACGTTGAGAAAAAGACGTGTCCTGCCAAGGTTTGTAAACCTCTTATAAAGTACGTCATAATCGCGGAGAACTGTACGGGATGTACGGCATGTGCCATAATGTGTCCAACTAAAGCCATAAGCGGCGAAAGGGGGAAGCCTCACGTGATAAATCAGGCAGAGTGCATAAAGTGCGGAACTTGCTATGATGTTTGTAGATTCAACGCCATAAAAATAATGGACGCTCATGAGGGTGATTAA